The following coding sequences lie in one Arachis ipaensis cultivar K30076 chromosome B05, Araip1.1, whole genome shotgun sequence genomic window:
- the LOC107643364 gene encoding type 2 DNA topoisomerase 6 subunit B-like isoform X1, producing the protein MEFSSVQNLSLHLISSAFQRCRLSEQICRLSVILSRSSSSSLRVSISDTGNGSCLEEFQGLRFSSNDDADNWDGMLSIKTTSISDTEIHNYTINLKASDSSKITRLTSNTKNGARFSGSEVCLSSFVSIDLLVAEIHQFLEKMMILSIPNVATHLVAEDCDVPGSRYEKVFLANEDKELPISASNLDLLKSGLEHYVLRHGNTLSNKCHYCFPNWEQLKVGSGVACSIENHQHNELVMEAVIIISNMPVDNTECFRKYGDKTEVFYFKDFSPGTVSKSLMKTLKGIDWKSYGLKLGGIVQQDRLALLEWENLTRDTHVDIVLHSYNKQTVIPGPRKITHTERNLVKRAVKLSLDDLKEKHAGVLLSSHAVQVRSYAPDLAKTIAGLILSSSDLNFQEECFSLLGLQSQVVGTENMENCIRERIVSVIEMNDKKPHKNKVAPSLFVDDRAQELEFEENDMEEGEDDLDLQLF; encoded by the exons ATGGAGTTCTCTTCGGTTCAGAATTTAAGCTTACAC TTAATATCTTCAGCGTTTCAGAGATGCCGATTGTCTGAGCAGATTTGCAGACTCTCGGTGATTCTCTCTCGATCTTCGTCTTCCTCTCTTCGAGTCTCAA TCTCTGATACTGGAAATGGAAGCTGCTTAGAGGAATTTCAAGGTTTGAGGTTTTCTTCCAACGATGATGCTGACAACTGGG ATGGAATGCTTTCTATAAAAACCACGA GTATTAGTGATACTGAGATACATAACTACACGATAAACTTGAAAGCAAGTGATTCTTCCAAAATAACTAGGCTAACTTCAAACACAAAAAATGGTGCAAGATTCAG TGGCAGTGAAGTATGTCTTTCATCTTTTGTTAGCATTGATCTCTTAGTGGCTGAGATTCATCAGTTTTTAGAGAAG ATGATGATTTTAAGTATTCCT AACGTTGCAACTCATTTGGTGGCAGAAGATTGTGATGTACCTGGATCAAGATATGAAAAGGTGTTTCTTGCAAATGAGGACAAGGAATTACCAATCTCAGCTTCAAATCTTGATCTTCTTAAGTCAGGCCTTGAACATTATGTACTAAGGCATGGAAATACCTTAAGTAACAAGTGCCACTATTGCTTTCCAAATTG GGAGCAGCTCAAAGTTGGGAGTGGAGTAGCTTGCAGCATTGAAAACCATCAGCATAATGAACTGGTGATGGAGGCAGTCATAATAATAAGTAACATGCCAGTAGACAACACTGAGTGCTTCAGGAAGTATGGTGATAAAACAGAG GTTTTCTATTTCAAGGACTTTTCCCCTGGTACAGTCTCTAAGTCACTTATGAAGACATTGAAAGGCATTGACTGGAAAAGCTATGGTTTGAAACTAGGGGGGATAGTGCAGCAAGATCGTCTTGCTTTACTAGAATGGGAAAACTTGACTAGAGATACTCACGTTGATATTGTGCTTCACTCGTACAATAAACA GACTGTGATACCGGGCCCAAGAAAGATTACTCATACTGAGAGAAATCTTGTTAAAAGAGCTGTTAAACTTTCCCTCGATGACTTGAAGGAGAAGCATGCAGGAGTTCTTTTAAGTTCACATGCAGTTCAG GTTCGAAGTTATGCCCCGGATCTTGCAAAAACAATTGCTGGGCTGATCTTGTCTTCCAGTGACTTAAATTTCCAGGAAGAATGCTTTTCTCTGCTTGGATTACAGTCACAAGTAGTTGGAACTGAAAATATGGAGAATTGTATTAGAGAGAGGATAGTTTCAGTTATAGAGATGAACGACAAGAAGCCCCACAAAAACAAAGTTGCACCCTCCCTTTTTGTGGATGATCGTGCCCAGGAATTGGAGTTTGAAGAAAACGACATGGAAGAAGGTGAAGATGATTTGGACTTGCAATTGTTCTGA
- the LOC107643365 gene encoding LOW QUALITY PROTEIN: ADP-ribosylation factor (The sequence of the model RefSeq protein was modified relative to this genomic sequence to represent the inferred CDS: deleted 1 base in 1 codon), whose translation MGLTFTKLFSRLFAKKEMRILMVGLDAAGKTTILYKLKLGEIVTTIPTIGFNVETVEYKNISFTVWDVGGQDKIRPLWRHYFQNTQGLIFVVDSNDRDRVVEARDELHRMLNEDELRDAVLLVFANKQDLPNAMNAAEITDKLGLHSLRQRHWYIQSTCATSGEGLYEGWTGFRTTLPIRLNAFGESCGSVILDAGVNII comes from the exons ATGGGGCTGACATTCACAAAGCTTTTCAGTAGGCTCTTTGCCAAGAAGGAAATGAGGATTCTCATGGTGGGTCTTGATGCTGCTGGTAAGACCACTATCCTCTACAAGCTCAAGCTTGGAGAGATCGTCACTACAATTCCCACTATTG GGTTCAATGTGGAGACTGTTGAATACAAGAACATTAGCTTCACTGTTTGGGATGTTGGTGGCCAGGACAAG ATCCGTCCATTGTGGAGGCACTATTTCCAGAACACCCAAGGTCTTATATTTGTTGTGGACAGCAATGACAGGGACAGAGTTGTTGAGGCCAGAGATGAGTTACATCGGATGTTGAATGAG GATGAACTGAGAGAtgctgtattgcttgtgtttgccAACAAACAAGATCTTCCTAATGCAATGAATGCTGCTGAGATTACTGACAAGCTGGGACTCCACTCTCTCAGACAACGCCACTG GTACATCCAGAGCACTTGTGCAACATCTGGGGAAGGCCTTTATGAAGGT TGGACTGGCTTTCGAACAACATTGCCAATAAG GCTTAATGCTTTTGGGGAGTCCTGTGGATCGGTGATTCTGGATGCAGGGGTGAATATTATCTAG
- the LOC107643364 gene encoding type 2 DNA topoisomerase 6 subunit B-like isoform X3: MLSIKTTSISDTEIHNYTINLKASDSSKITRLTSNTKNGARFSGSEVCLSSFVSIDLLVAEIHQFLEKMMILSIPNVATHLVAEDCDVPGSRYEKVFLANEDKELPISASNLDLLKSGLEHYVLRHGNTLSNKCHYCFPNWEQLKVGSGVACSIENHQHNELVMEAVIIISNMPVDNTECFRKYGDKTEVFYFKDFSPGTVSKSLMKTLKGIDWKSYGLKLGGIVQQDRLALLEWENLTRDTHVDIVLHSYNKQTVIPGPRKITHTERNLVKRAVKLSLDDLKEKHAGVLLSSHAVQVRSYAPDLAKTIAGLILSSSDLNFQEECFSLLGLQSQVVGTENMENCIRERIVSVIEMNDKKPHKNKVAPSLFVDDRAQELEFEENDMEEGEDDLDLQLF, from the exons ATGCTTTCTATAAAAACCACGA GTATTAGTGATACTGAGATACATAACTACACGATAAACTTGAAAGCAAGTGATTCTTCCAAAATAACTAGGCTAACTTCAAACACAAAAAATGGTGCAAGATTCAG TGGCAGTGAAGTATGTCTTTCATCTTTTGTTAGCATTGATCTCTTAGTGGCTGAGATTCATCAGTTTTTAGAGAAG ATGATGATTTTAAGTATTCCT AACGTTGCAACTCATTTGGTGGCAGAAGATTGTGATGTACCTGGATCAAGATATGAAAAGGTGTTTCTTGCAAATGAGGACAAGGAATTACCAATCTCAGCTTCAAATCTTGATCTTCTTAAGTCAGGCCTTGAACATTATGTACTAAGGCATGGAAATACCTTAAGTAACAAGTGCCACTATTGCTTTCCAAATTG GGAGCAGCTCAAAGTTGGGAGTGGAGTAGCTTGCAGCATTGAAAACCATCAGCATAATGAACTGGTGATGGAGGCAGTCATAATAATAAGTAACATGCCAGTAGACAACACTGAGTGCTTCAGGAAGTATGGTGATAAAACAGAG GTTTTCTATTTCAAGGACTTTTCCCCTGGTACAGTCTCTAAGTCACTTATGAAGACATTGAAAGGCATTGACTGGAAAAGCTATGGTTTGAAACTAGGGGGGATAGTGCAGCAAGATCGTCTTGCTTTACTAGAATGGGAAAACTTGACTAGAGATACTCACGTTGATATTGTGCTTCACTCGTACAATAAACA GACTGTGATACCGGGCCCAAGAAAGATTACTCATACTGAGAGAAATCTTGTTAAAAGAGCTGTTAAACTTTCCCTCGATGACTTGAAGGAGAAGCATGCAGGAGTTCTTTTAAGTTCACATGCAGTTCAG GTTCGAAGTTATGCCCCGGATCTTGCAAAAACAATTGCTGGGCTGATCTTGTCTTCCAGTGACTTAAATTTCCAGGAAGAATGCTTTTCTCTGCTTGGATTACAGTCACAAGTAGTTGGAACTGAAAATATGGAGAATTGTATTAGAGAGAGGATAGTTTCAGTTATAGAGATGAACGACAAGAAGCCCCACAAAAACAAAGTTGCACCCTCCCTTTTTGTGGATGATCGTGCCCAGGAATTGGAGTTTGAAGAAAACGACATGGAAGAAGGTGAAGATGATTTGGACTTGCAATTGTTCTGA
- the LOC107643364 gene encoding type 2 DNA topoisomerase 6 subunit B-like isoform X2: protein MRFQLISSAFQRCRLSEQICRLSVILSRSSSSSLRVSISDTGNGSCLEEFQGLRFSSNDDADNWDGMLSIKTTSISDTEIHNYTINLKASDSSKITRLTSNTKNGARFSGSEVCLSSFVSIDLLVAEIHQFLEKMMILSIPNVATHLVAEDCDVPGSRYEKVFLANEDKELPISASNLDLLKSGLEHYVLRHGNTLSNKCHYCFPNWEQLKVGSGVACSIENHQHNELVMEAVIIISNMPVDNTECFRKYGDKTEVFYFKDFSPGTVSKSLMKTLKGIDWKSYGLKLGGIVQQDRLALLEWENLTRDTHVDIVLHSYNKQTVIPGPRKITHTERNLVKRAVKLSLDDLKEKHAGVLLSSHAVQVRSYAPDLAKTIAGLILSSSDLNFQEECFSLLGLQSQVVGTENMENCIRERIVSVIEMNDKKPHKNKVAPSLFVDDRAQELEFEENDMEEGEDDLDLQLF from the exons ATGCGATTTCAGTTAATATCTTCAGCGTTTCAGAGATGCCGATTGTCTGAGCAGATTTGCAGACTCTCGGTGATTCTCTCTCGATCTTCGTCTTCCTCTCTTCGAGTCTCAA TCTCTGATACTGGAAATGGAAGCTGCTTAGAGGAATTTCAAGGTTTGAGGTTTTCTTCCAACGATGATGCTGACAACTGGG ATGGAATGCTTTCTATAAAAACCACGA GTATTAGTGATACTGAGATACATAACTACACGATAAACTTGAAAGCAAGTGATTCTTCCAAAATAACTAGGCTAACTTCAAACACAAAAAATGGTGCAAGATTCAG TGGCAGTGAAGTATGTCTTTCATCTTTTGTTAGCATTGATCTCTTAGTGGCTGAGATTCATCAGTTTTTAGAGAAG ATGATGATTTTAAGTATTCCT AACGTTGCAACTCATTTGGTGGCAGAAGATTGTGATGTACCTGGATCAAGATATGAAAAGGTGTTTCTTGCAAATGAGGACAAGGAATTACCAATCTCAGCTTCAAATCTTGATCTTCTTAAGTCAGGCCTTGAACATTATGTACTAAGGCATGGAAATACCTTAAGTAACAAGTGCCACTATTGCTTTCCAAATTG GGAGCAGCTCAAAGTTGGGAGTGGAGTAGCTTGCAGCATTGAAAACCATCAGCATAATGAACTGGTGATGGAGGCAGTCATAATAATAAGTAACATGCCAGTAGACAACACTGAGTGCTTCAGGAAGTATGGTGATAAAACAGAG GTTTTCTATTTCAAGGACTTTTCCCCTGGTACAGTCTCTAAGTCACTTATGAAGACATTGAAAGGCATTGACTGGAAAAGCTATGGTTTGAAACTAGGGGGGATAGTGCAGCAAGATCGTCTTGCTTTACTAGAATGGGAAAACTTGACTAGAGATACTCACGTTGATATTGTGCTTCACTCGTACAATAAACA GACTGTGATACCGGGCCCAAGAAAGATTACTCATACTGAGAGAAATCTTGTTAAAAGAGCTGTTAAACTTTCCCTCGATGACTTGAAGGAGAAGCATGCAGGAGTTCTTTTAAGTTCACATGCAGTTCAG GTTCGAAGTTATGCCCCGGATCTTGCAAAAACAATTGCTGGGCTGATCTTGTCTTCCAGTGACTTAAATTTCCAGGAAGAATGCTTTTCTCTGCTTGGATTACAGTCACAAGTAGTTGGAACTGAAAATATGGAGAATTGTATTAGAGAGAGGATAGTTTCAGTTATAGAGATGAACGACAAGAAGCCCCACAAAAACAAAGTTGCACCCTCCCTTTTTGTGGATGATCGTGCCCAGGAATTGGAGTTTGAAGAAAACGACATGGAAGAAGGTGAAGATGATTTGGACTTGCAATTGTTCTGA